A window of the Dictyostelium discoideum AX4 chromosome 4 chromosome, whole genome shotgun sequence genome harbors these coding sequences:
- the copB gene encoding adaptin N-terminal domain-containing protein has protein sequence MSALTQSGSIEKPCTILINYDKGDPPQVNEFKQNFEHGTTEQKIETLKKVILYTINGEPIPQLLMPIILYVMPSNDHTIKKLLLIYWEVIEKTHLGKLKSEMILVCNSLLNDLNHPNEFVRGSTLRFLCKLREAEVLEPLVPSVRSNLENRHAYCRRNAVLAIYNIYSHFDYLIPDAPELIYNFLLQEKDASCKRNAFIMLFNCAPEKAVEYLSSVLDEVPSFGDMLQFIVVELIRKVCKTSPSERSKYIKCIFTLLNSSSPAVKYESAGTLLSLSSAPTAVRGAASAYIDLLCNESDNNVKMIVLDKLIEIKKNHSKIMEELVMDILRALSSPNIDICKKVLNIVLDSVTPKNIDEIILFLKKEINKTQSKEFDKGLEYRHILIRTIHVSSLKYPEVLGNVVPLLMEYLGDSYLPSAVDVVIFLREVVETYPSLRELIIKKLIENLSSIKVSKVYRVAVWVIAEYVTCLEDLQYAMTSITNDLEELLKPKQTEEVILETKAKVKIEKVSIQKLIADGDWYLASCISSSLTKLFFRAEQLNIDNADSNKLKAQVMMIISVLINLSKASQVSTSKSAYERMLSCIQVLIDSNATIKKIWLQDCRDSFANYLKYLLIKQSENKKKTEKEVLVKPNNIINIRQLKSKKAFGPVDTEDDLIKAVGNTGEANKDQNEYSKISQLSGFSDPIYVEAYVRVHQYDIVLDISVFNQTNDTLQNVTLELVTLGDLKICERVPPFTMAPREKTSAKASIKVSSTDNGVIMGTIAFDIAGSVSSMSDKNCVILNELHIDVIDYILPANHQYTDVLFRNHWLEFEWENKIPVNTNITDLVKYVHHISKVTNMGILTPEVHLSNDTGILSANLCAKSVFGEDALANICIEKQADGKISGYIRIRAKVQSIAVTLGEKIGNMGMKA, from the exons atgtCAGCATTAACACAATCAGGATCAATAGAGAAACCATGTACAATTTTAATCAACTATGATAAAGGTGATCCACCACAAGTCAATGAATTCAAACAAAACTTCGAACATGGTACAACTGAACAAAAGAttgaaacattaaaaaaggtTATTCTCTATACAATCAATGGTGAACCAATTCCACAATTACTTATGCCAATCATTCTTTATGTTATGCCATCAAATGATCATACcattaaaaaactattactCATCTATTGGGAAGTAATTGAAAAAACTCATCttggtaaattaaaatccGAAATGATTTTAGTATG taattcattattaaatgatttaaatcatCCAAATGAATTTGTACGTGGTAGTACATTAAGATTTTTATGTAAATTAAGAGAAGCAGAAGTTTTAGAACCATTAGTCCCATCTGTTCGTTCAAACCTTGAGAATAGACATGCATATTGTAGAAGAAATGCAGTTTTAGCAATCTATAATATCTATAGTCactttgattatttaattccaGATGCACCAGAATTAATTTACAACTTTTTATTACAA gAAAAAGATGCATCATGTAAAAGAAATGCATTTATTATGTTATTTAATTGTGCACCAGAAAAAGCTGTTGAATATCTTTCATCAGTTTTAGATGAAGTACCATCATTTGGTGATATGCTTcaatttattgttgttgaattaattagAAAAGTTTGTAAAACTTCACCATCAGAAAGA tcaaaatatattaaatgtatttttacattattaaattcatcatcaccagCAGTTAAATATGAAAGTGCAGGtacattattatcattatcatcagcACCAACAGCAGTACGTGGAGCAGCAAGTGCatatattgatttattatgtAATGAAAGTGATAACAATGTAAAGATGATTGTATTGGATAAACTTATTGAAATCAAAAAGAATCATAGTAAGATTATGGAGGAGTTGGTTATGGATATTTTAAGAGCATTATCAAGTCCAAACATTGATATCTGTAAAAAGGTATTGAATATTGTTTTAGATTCAGTCACACCAAAGAATATCGATGAgatcattttgtttttaaagaAAGAGATCAACAAAACTCAATCCAAAGAATTTGATAAAGGTTTAGAGTATCGTCATATTTTAATTCGTACCATTCATGTCTCCTCGTTGAAATATCCAGAGGTACTTGGTAATGTTGTACCATTGTTAATGGAGTATTTGGGTGATAGTTACCTTCCATCAGCCGTTGATGTAGTCATTTTCCTTCGTGAAGTCGTTGAAACCTATCCAAGTTTAAGAGAATTAATCATAAAGAAACTCATTGAAAACCTTTCATCCATCAAGGTTTCAAAGGTTTATCGTGTCGCTGTTTGGGTGATCGCTGAATATGTCACTTGTCTTGAGGATCTTCAATATGCTATGACCTCAATCACCAATGATCTCGaggaattattaaaaccaaaaCAAACTGAAGAGGTTATTTTGGAGACAAAAGCAAAGGTAAAGATTGAAAAAGtttcaattcaaaaattaattgcaGATGGTGATTGGTATTTGGCATCTTGTATCTCAAGTTCTTTAACGAAATTATTCTTTAGAGCCGAGCAATTGAATATCGATAATGCAGACTCCAATAAATTAAAGGCACAAGTTATGATGATCATTTCCGTATTAATTAATCTTAGTAAGGCAAGTCAAGTTTCAACTTCAAAATCCGCCTATGAAAGAATGCTCTCATGTATTCAAGTTTTAATCGATAGTAATGCAACCATTAAAAAGATTTGGCTTCAAGATTGTCGTGACTCTTTTGCCAACTATCtcaaatatcttttaattaaacaaagtgaaaataaaaagaaaacagaGAAAGAGGTTTTGGTTAAACCAAACAATATCATCAACATTAGACAACTTAAATCAAAGAAAGCCTTTGGTCCAGTCGATACAGAggatgatttaattaaagcaGTTGGTAACACTGGTGAAGCCAATAAAGATCAAAATGAATACTCAAAGATCTCTCAATTGTCTGGTTTCTCTGATCCAATTTACGTCGAAGCTTACGTTAGAGTTCATCAATATGATATCGTTTTGGATATCTCTGTGTTCAATCAAACCAATGATACCCTTCAAAACGTTACATTGGAATTGGTCACTTTGGGTGACTTGAAGATTTGCGAACGTGTCCCACCATTTACAATGGCTCCACGTGAAAAAACTTCAGCCAAAGCTTCAATCAAAGTCTCTTCAACTGATAATGGTGTAATTATGGGTACAATTGCTTTCGATATCGCTGGTTCCGTCAGTAGTATGTCTGATAAGAATTGTGTCATCCTTAATGAACTTCATATTGATGTTATCGATTATATTCTTCCAGCTAATCATCAATACACTGATGTTCTTTTCAGAAATCATTGGCTCGAATTTGAAtgggaaaataaaataccagTCAATACAAATATTACCGATTTAGTTAAATACGTTCATCACATTAGTAAAGTCACCAACATGGGTATCTTAACACCAGAAGTTCATCTTTCAAATGATACTGGTATCCTCTCTGCTAATCTTTGTGCTAAAAGTGTTTTCGGTGAAGACGCACTTGCTAATATTTGTATTGAAAAACAAGCTGATGGTAAAATTTCTGGTTATATTAGAATTAGAGCTAAAGTTCA atcaATTGCTGTTACATTAGGTGAAAAGATTGGTAATATGGGTATGAAagcttaa
- the gxcFF gene encoding IQ calmodulin-binding domain-containing protein (pleckstrin homology (PH) domain-containing protein), with translation MGNSFSFEPYGEYDVENVEGNENNVNVKSKINLSSDLFKEEEEERKKYLLSIKELENKFKLSAQESRKLKSHKSAILIQKVWRGHSQRKKWSLFLKKSQVIKELLITERDYVQFLKVIVNVYMVPLKELVSGKDSTISSATNQKILKNIKNDGGQNLGLNLEQPPLTSEEIKIVFSQIEVILLYNSKLLEKLSTRITNDRWNYYQKIGDVFLEFTHFLKVPYSHYITNFPSVLKVLESASKRPSYVLFIQECKHLPEVGKRDLQSFVSMPVQRCPRYVLLLRELLKFTPSSDHDFKNIVSALQGMETIADLINRQMKEEEISREIIAINEKLTPKVKNLIEPHRRLIKEGDVKIYKADGNDHDTFTGTIRPSSIWKIQSPRFRYIYLFNDSFIVSKKTKTLYKVEQFVNLEYSTVIDHSKSIKIVETIPSDDQLNKYNVDNNSCNNLENSCNNSVLNDSNNNNNNNNNNNNNNNNNNNNNNNNNNNNNNNNNNSVSDLNNVNSNNINNANNNVNNPNSNNNNNINNTNNNNNGTTNRKMSFSSFIENSIKSGRESFRSSNSSDGDRYYFKLHTLDCTLVICLPNEEEKEQWRSAFVNVINRVTENVLSFNPKWSTNPGLVDSSGGGSSNSYGSGSADGSYATNLNIASFTSPSLSRMSPYHSKLSSPMRGTLLTNDNFSLKQSIQELLSLSKPIKGMEGSSTISSNYSSSSSNSTMSSSISNSSTMIDENPISKKEDSITK, from the exons ATGggtaattcattttcatttgaaccATATGGTGAATATGATGTTGAAAATGTTGAaggtaatgaaaataatgtaaatgtaaaaagtaaaattaatttatcatcagATCTATttaaagaagaagaggaagaaagaaagaaatatcttttaagtattaaagaattagaaaataaatttaaattatcagcACAAGAAtcaagaaaattaaaatctcaTAAATCTGCAATCTTAATTCAAAAAGTTTGGAGGGGTCATtctcaaagaaaaaaatggtCATTATttt tgAAAAAATCACAagttattaaagaattattaataacaGAAAGAGATTatgttcaatttttaaaagttattGTGAATGTTTATATGGTaccattaaaagaattagtTAGTGGTAAAGATAGTACAATATCATCAGCAACCaatcaaaagatattaaagaatataaaGAACGATGGTGGACAAAATTTAGGATTAAATTTAGAGCAACCACCATTGACTAGTGAGGAAATTAAGATTGTATTCTCACAAATCGAGGTGATATTATTgtataattcaaaattattagagAAACTTTCCACTCGGATTACAAATGATCGTtggaattattatcaaaagattGGTGATGTATTTTTAGAGTTTACCCATTTCTTAAAGGTACCATATAGTCATTATATTACCAATTTCCCATCAGTATTAAAAGTTTTGGAGAGTGCATCAAAAAGACCATCATATGTATTATTCATACAAGAGTGTAAACATTTGCCTGAAGTTGGTAAAAGGGATTTACAATCATTCGTTAGTATGCCAGTTCAACGTTGTCCAAGATATGTATTATTGTTGAGGgagttattaaaatttacgCCCTCATCAGATCacgattttaaaaatatagtaTCAGCATTACAAGGTATGGAAACAATTGCAGATCTAATCAATAGACAAATGAAAGAGGAGGAAATCTCTAGAGAAATCATTGCAATCAATGAAAAGTTAACACCAAAAGTAAAGAATCTAATTGAACCTCATAGACGTTTAATTAAAGAGGGTGatgttaaaatttataaagcAGACGGTAATGACCATGATACTTTCACTGGTACAATTCGTCCCTCTTCAATTTGGAAAATTCAAAGTCCACGTTTCAGATATATCTATCTCTTTAATGATAGTTTTatagtttcaaaaaaaactaaaacacTCTATAAAGTTGaacaatttgtaaatttagaATATAGTACTGTAATAGatcattcaaaatcaattaaaatagttGAAACTATACCTTCAgatgatcaattaaataaatataatgtagataataatagttgtaataatttagaaaattcttgtaataatagtgtattaaatgattcaaataataataataataataataataataataataataataataataataataataataataataataataataataataataataataataataataataatagtgtatcagatttaaataatgtgaatagtaataatataaataatgcgaataataatgtaaataatccaaatagtaataataataataatataaataatacgaataataataataatggtactACGAATAGAAAGATGAGTTTTTCaagttttattgaaaatagtaTAAAAAGTGGTAGAGAAAGTTTTAgaagtagtaatagtagtgatGGTGATaggtattattttaaattacacACTTTGGACTGTACATTAGTGATTTGTTTACCAAATGAAGAAGAGAAAGAACAATGGAGGAGCGCATTTGTAAATGTAATTAATCGAGTCACAGAGAATGTATTAAGTTTTAATCCAAAATGGTCAACTAATCCTGGTTTAGTTgatagtagtggtggtggtagtagcaATAGTTATGGAAGTGGAAGTGCTGATGGCTCATATGCAACAAACTTAAATATTGCTTCTTTCACATCACCTTCTTTGAGTAGAATGTCACCTTATCATAGTAAATTATCTTCACCAATGCGTGGAACACTTTTaacaaatgataatttcTCTTTGAAACAATCAATCCAAGAacttttatctttatcaaaaccaattaaagGAATGGAAGGTAGTTCAACTATTTCTTCAAACTATTCCTCTTCCTCCTCAAATTCAACTATgtcatcatcaatttcaaattcctCAACAATGATTGATGAAAATccaatatcaaaaaaagaagattcaattaccaaataa